In Bombus huntii isolate Logan2020A chromosome 3, iyBomHunt1.1, whole genome shotgun sequence, a single genomic region encodes these proteins:
- the LOC126864304 gene encoding serine-arginine protein 55 isoform X19 encodes MVGTRVYVGGLPYGTRERDLERFFRGYGRFRDVLIKNGYGFVEFDDYRDADDAVYELNGKELLGERITVERARGTPRGSDQWRYGDSRGGYGDSRRSARDDMRHDRDSVNRNTRTASSYKQSLPRYGPPTRTEYRLTVENLSSRVSWQDLKDYMRQAGEVTYADAHKQRRNEGVVEFATYSDLKNAIDKLDDTELNGRRIRLIEDKRRGRRSRSSSSRSRSRSRSRSRRRSRSRSRYYRRSRSRSRSRRSSRSRSRRSSRSKSRAHTKSKSKSKSKSPERSRTRSKSKDRSSRERSRGDRSRSRSGSKHSKSRSRSRSPMNGDKSPESNKQKAD; translated from the exons ATGGTAGGGACAAGGGTCTATGTCGGTGGGCTTCCATACGGCACCAGGGAAAGAGACCTTGAGAGATTTTTCAGAGGCTACGGTCGATTCCGTGATGTCCTCATCAAGAACGGTTACGGCTTTGTT GAGTTTGATGACTATAGGGATGCAGATGATGCAGTCTATGAGCTCAATGGAAAGGAGCTTCTAGGAGAAAg AATTACTGTAGAGAGGGCCAGGGGGACACCTAGGGGTAGTGACCAGTGGCGCTATGGTGACTCCCGTGGTGGTTATGGGGACTCGAGGCGATCTGC CCGAGACGATATGCGGCACGACAG AGATAGTGTGAACAGAAACACGAGGACTGCATCTAGCTACAAGCAATCATTGCCCAG ATACGGACCACCAACACGCACCGAATACCGGCTCACTGTGGAGAATCTCTCGAGTCGCGTTAGCTGGCAG GATTTGAAGGATTATATGAGACAAGCTGGCGAAGTGACATATGCAGATGCACACAAACAGCGCAGGAATGAAGG GGTTGTAGAGTTTGCAACATATTCTGACTTGAAGAACGCCATCGACAAATTGGACGATACAGAACTAAATGGACGTAGAATCAGACTTATCGAAGATAAAAGACGTGGTCGTCGCTCAAGATCCTCGAGTTCGAGATCAAGATCACGGTCACGATCTCGATCTCGTCGCCGATCCCGCTCCCGCTCAAGGTATTATCGTCGTTCTCGATCCCGATCAAG GAGTCGTCGCAGTTCTCGTAGTCGTAGCCGTCGCAGCAGCCGTTCCAAATCAAGGGCACATACTAAATCAAAATCAAAGTCCAAATCCAAATCTCCCGAACGTAGCCGCACCCGATCTAAATCCAA AGATAGATCTAGTCGCGAAAGATCAAGAGGCGACAGATCAAGATCTCGATCAGGCAGCAAACATAGCAAAAGCCGTAGCCGTTCTCGATCACCAATGAATGGCGACAAATCACCAGAAAGTAATAAACAGAAAGCTGATTAA
- the LOC126864304 gene encoding serine-arginine protein 55 isoform X16 has protein sequence MVGTRVYVGGLPYGTRERDLERFFRGYGRFRDVLIKNGYGFVEFDDYRDADDAVYELNGKELLGERITVERARGTPRGSDQWRYGDSRGGYGDSRRSAYGPPTRTEYRLTVENLSSRVSWQDLKDYMRQAGEVTYADAHKQRRNEGVVEFATYSDLKNAIDKLDDTELNGRRIRLIEDKRRGRRSRSSSSRSRSRSRSRSRRRSRSRSRYYRRSRSRSRSRRSSRSRSRRSSRSKSRAHTKSKSKSKSKSPERSRTRSKSKSRDRSKSKSKSKSKSRSRSRSKAERSKSRSQSKSKAKSPSNSSSRDRSSRERSRGDRSRSRSGSKHSKSRSRSRSPMNGDKSPESNKQKAD, from the exons ATGGTAGGGACAAGGGTCTATGTCGGTGGGCTTCCATACGGCACCAGGGAAAGAGACCTTGAGAGATTTTTCAGAGGCTACGGTCGATTCCGTGATGTCCTCATCAAGAACGGTTACGGCTTTGTT GAGTTTGATGACTATAGGGATGCAGATGATGCAGTCTATGAGCTCAATGGAAAGGAGCTTCTAGGAGAAAg AATTACTGTAGAGAGGGCCAGGGGGACACCTAGGGGTAGTGACCAGTGGCGCTATGGTGACTCCCGTGGTGGTTATGGGGACTCGAGGCGATCTGC ATACGGACCACCAACACGCACCGAATACCGGCTCACTGTGGAGAATCTCTCGAGTCGCGTTAGCTGGCAG GATTTGAAGGATTATATGAGACAAGCTGGCGAAGTGACATATGCAGATGCACACAAACAGCGCAGGAATGAAGG GGTTGTAGAGTTTGCAACATATTCTGACTTGAAGAACGCCATCGACAAATTGGACGATACAGAACTAAATGGACGTAGAATCAGACTTATCGAAGATAAAAGACGTGGTCGTCGCTCAAGATCCTCGAGTTCGAGATCAAGATCACGGTCACGATCTCGATCTCGTCGCCGATCCCGCTCCCGCTCAAGGTATTATCGTCGTTCTCGATCCCGATCAAG GAGTCGTCGCAGTTCTCGTAGTCGTAGCCGTCGCAGCAGCCGTTCCAAATCAAGGGCACATACTAAATCAAAATCAAAGTCCAAATCCAAATCTCCCGAACGTAGCCGCACCCGATCTAAATCCAA ATCAAGAGACCGCTCAAAGTCGAAATCTAAGTCAAAGTCCAAATCCAGATCTCGTTCTAGGTCCAAGGCTGAGAGGTCAAAGTCCAGGTCGCAGTCCAAATCCAAAGCCAAGTCTCCTTCGAA CTCTTCTTCCAGAGATAGATCTAGTCGCGAAAGATCAAGAGGCGACAGATCAAGATCTCGATCAGGCAGCAAACATAGCAAAAGCCGTAGCCGTTCTCGATCACCAATGAATGGCGACAAATCACCAGAAAGTAATAAACAGAAAGCTGATTAA
- the LOC126864304 gene encoding serine-arginine protein 55 isoform X6, protein MSTRVFVGGLTYRVRERDLEKFFRKYGRIKEVAMKNGFAFVEFDDYRDADDAVYELNGKELLGERVAVEIARGVSGRRGDRGYGRSRSWRDNRDDMRHDRDSVNRNTRTASSYKQSLPRYGPPTRTEYRLTVENLSSRVSWQDLKDYMRQAGEVTYADAHKQRRNEGVVEFATYSDLKNAIDKLDDTELNGRRIRLIEDKRRGRRSRSSSSRSRSRSRSRSRRRSRSRSRYYRRSRSRSRSRRSSRSRSRRSSRSKSRAHTKSKSKSKSKSPERSRTRSKSKSRDRSKSKSKSKSKSRSRSRSKAERSKSRSQSKSKAKSPSNSSSRDRSSRERSRGDRSRSRSGSKHSKSRSRSRSPMNGDKSPESNKQKAD, encoded by the exons ATGAGCACCCGAGTATTCGTTGGCGGATTAACATACCGGGTGAGAGAGCGCGACCTTGAGAAGTTCTTCCGGAAATATGGTAGAATCAAGGAGGTCGCTATGAAGAATGGATTTGCCTTTGTG GAGTTTGATGACTATAGGGATGCAGATGATGCAGTCTATGAGCTCAATGGAAAGGAGCTTCTAGGAGAAAg AGTGGCGGTGGAGATAGCACGGGGTGTTTCAGGGAGGCGAGGCGACCGTGGCTACGGACGCTCACGCTCCTGGAGAGACAA CCGAGACGATATGCGGCACGACAG AGATAGTGTGAACAGAAACACGAGGACTGCATCTAGCTACAAGCAATCATTGCCCAG ATACGGACCACCAACACGCACCGAATACCGGCTCACTGTGGAGAATCTCTCGAGTCGCGTTAGCTGGCAG GATTTGAAGGATTATATGAGACAAGCTGGCGAAGTGACATATGCAGATGCACACAAACAGCGCAGGAATGAAGG GGTTGTAGAGTTTGCAACATATTCTGACTTGAAGAACGCCATCGACAAATTGGACGATACAGAACTAAATGGACGTAGAATCAGACTTATCGAAGATAAAAGACGTGGTCGTCGCTCAAGATCCTCGAGTTCGAGATCAAGATCACGGTCACGATCTCGATCTCGTCGCCGATCCCGCTCCCGCTCAAGGTATTATCGTCGTTCTCGATCCCGATCAAG GAGTCGTCGCAGTTCTCGTAGTCGTAGCCGTCGCAGCAGCCGTTCCAAATCAAGGGCACATACTAAATCAAAATCAAAGTCCAAATCCAAATCTCCCGAACGTAGCCGCACCCGATCTAAATCCAA ATCAAGAGACCGCTCAAAGTCGAAATCTAAGTCAAAGTCCAAATCCAGATCTCGTTCTAGGTCCAAGGCTGAGAGGTCAAAGTCCAGGTCGCAGTCCAAATCCAAAGCCAAGTCTCCTTCGAA CTCTTCTTCCAGAGATAGATCTAGTCGCGAAAGATCAAGAGGCGACAGATCAAGATCTCGATCAGGCAGCAAACATAGCAAAAGCCGTAGCCGTTCTCGATCACCAATGAATGGCGACAAATCACCAGAAAGTAATAAACAGAAAGCTGATTAA
- the LOC126864304 gene encoding serine-arginine protein 55 isoform X7 encodes MVGTRVYVGGLPYGTRERDLERFFRGYGRFRDVLIKNGYGFVEFDDYRDADDAVYELNGKELLGERITVERARGTPRGSDQWRYGDSRGGYGDSRRSADSVNRNTRTASSYKQSLPRYGPPTRTEYRLTVENLSSRVSWQDLKDYMRQAGEVTYADAHKQRRNEGVVEFATYSDLKNAIDKLDDTELNGRRIRLIEDKRRGRRSRSSSSRSRSRSRSRSRRRSRSRSRYYRRSRSRSRSRRSSRSRSRRSSRSKSRAHTKSKSKSKSKSPERSRTRSKSKSRDRSKSKSKSKSKSRSRSRSKAERSKSRSQSKSKAKSPSNSSSRDRSSRERSRGDRSRSRSGSKHSKSRSRSRSPMNGDKSPESNKQKAD; translated from the exons ATGGTAGGGACAAGGGTCTATGTCGGTGGGCTTCCATACGGCACCAGGGAAAGAGACCTTGAGAGATTTTTCAGAGGCTACGGTCGATTCCGTGATGTCCTCATCAAGAACGGTTACGGCTTTGTT GAGTTTGATGACTATAGGGATGCAGATGATGCAGTCTATGAGCTCAATGGAAAGGAGCTTCTAGGAGAAAg AATTACTGTAGAGAGGGCCAGGGGGACACCTAGGGGTAGTGACCAGTGGCGCTATGGTGACTCCCGTGGTGGTTATGGGGACTCGAGGCGATCTGC AGATAGTGTGAACAGAAACACGAGGACTGCATCTAGCTACAAGCAATCATTGCCCAG ATACGGACCACCAACACGCACCGAATACCGGCTCACTGTGGAGAATCTCTCGAGTCGCGTTAGCTGGCAG GATTTGAAGGATTATATGAGACAAGCTGGCGAAGTGACATATGCAGATGCACACAAACAGCGCAGGAATGAAGG GGTTGTAGAGTTTGCAACATATTCTGACTTGAAGAACGCCATCGACAAATTGGACGATACAGAACTAAATGGACGTAGAATCAGACTTATCGAAGATAAAAGACGTGGTCGTCGCTCAAGATCCTCGAGTTCGAGATCAAGATCACGGTCACGATCTCGATCTCGTCGCCGATCCCGCTCCCGCTCAAGGTATTATCGTCGTTCTCGATCCCGATCAAG GAGTCGTCGCAGTTCTCGTAGTCGTAGCCGTCGCAGCAGCCGTTCCAAATCAAGGGCACATACTAAATCAAAATCAAAGTCCAAATCCAAATCTCCCGAACGTAGCCGCACCCGATCTAAATCCAA ATCAAGAGACCGCTCAAAGTCGAAATCTAAGTCAAAGTCCAAATCCAGATCTCGTTCTAGGTCCAAGGCTGAGAGGTCAAAGTCCAGGTCGCAGTCCAAATCCAAAGCCAAGTCTCCTTCGAA CTCTTCTTCCAGAGATAGATCTAGTCGCGAAAGATCAAGAGGCGACAGATCAAGATCTCGATCAGGCAGCAAACATAGCAAAAGCCGTAGCCGTTCTCGATCACCAATGAATGGCGACAAATCACCAGAAAGTAATAAACAGAAAGCTGATTAA
- the LOC126864304 gene encoding serine-arginine protein 55 isoform X8: MVGTRVYVGGLPYGTRERDLERFFRGYGRFRDVLIKNGYGFVEFDDYRDADDAVYELNGKELLGERITVERARGTPRGSDQWRYGDSRGGYGDSRRSARDDMRHDRDSVNRNTRTASSYKQSLPRYGPPTRTEYRLTVENLSSRVSWQDLKDYMRQAGEVTYADAHKQRRNEGVVEFATYSDLKNAIDKLDDTELNGRRIRLIEDKRRGRRSRSSSSRSRSRSRSRSRRRSRSRSRSRRSSRSRSRRSSRSKSRAHTKSKSKSKSKSPERSRTRSKSKSRDRSKSKSKSKSKSRSRSRSKAERSKSRSQSKSKAKSPSNSSSRDRSSRERSRGDRSRSRSGSKHSKSRSRSRSPMNGDKSPESNKQKAD, from the exons ATGGTAGGGACAAGGGTCTATGTCGGTGGGCTTCCATACGGCACCAGGGAAAGAGACCTTGAGAGATTTTTCAGAGGCTACGGTCGATTCCGTGATGTCCTCATCAAGAACGGTTACGGCTTTGTT GAGTTTGATGACTATAGGGATGCAGATGATGCAGTCTATGAGCTCAATGGAAAGGAGCTTCTAGGAGAAAg AATTACTGTAGAGAGGGCCAGGGGGACACCTAGGGGTAGTGACCAGTGGCGCTATGGTGACTCCCGTGGTGGTTATGGGGACTCGAGGCGATCTGC CCGAGACGATATGCGGCACGACAG AGATAGTGTGAACAGAAACACGAGGACTGCATCTAGCTACAAGCAATCATTGCCCAG ATACGGACCACCAACACGCACCGAATACCGGCTCACTGTGGAGAATCTCTCGAGTCGCGTTAGCTGGCAG GATTTGAAGGATTATATGAGACAAGCTGGCGAAGTGACATATGCAGATGCACACAAACAGCGCAGGAATGAAGG GGTTGTAGAGTTTGCAACATATTCTGACTTGAAGAACGCCATCGACAAATTGGACGATACAGAACTAAATGGACGTAGAATCAGACTTATCGAAGATAAAAGACGTGGTCGTCGCTCAAGATCCTCGAGTTCGAGATCAAGATCACGGTCACGATCTCGATCTCGTCGCCGATCCCGCTCCCGCTCAAG GAGTCGTCGCAGTTCTCGTAGTCGTAGCCGTCGCAGCAGCCGTTCCAAATCAAGGGCACATACTAAATCAAAATCAAAGTCCAAATCCAAATCTCCCGAACGTAGCCGCACCCGATCTAAATCCAA ATCAAGAGACCGCTCAAAGTCGAAATCTAAGTCAAAGTCCAAATCCAGATCTCGTTCTAGGTCCAAGGCTGAGAGGTCAAAGTCCAGGTCGCAGTCCAAATCCAAAGCCAAGTCTCCTTCGAA CTCTTCTTCCAGAGATAGATCTAGTCGCGAAAGATCAAGAGGCGACAGATCAAGATCTCGATCAGGCAGCAAACATAGCAAAAGCCGTAGCCGTTCTCGATCACCAATGAATGGCGACAAATCACCAGAAAGTAATAAACAGAAAGCTGATTAA
- the LOC126864304 gene encoding serine-arginine protein 55 isoform X15: protein MVGTRVYVGGLPYGTRERDLERFFRGYGRFRDVLIKNGYGFVEFDDYRDADDAVYELNGKELLGERITVERARGTPRGSDQWRYGDSRGGYGDSRRSARDDMRHDRDSVNRNTRTASSYKQSLPRYGPPTRTEYRLTVENLSSRVSWQDLKDYMRQAGEVTYADAHKQRRNEGVVEFATYSDLKNAIDKLDDTELNGRRIRLIEDKRRGRRSRSSSSRSRSRSRSRSRRRSRSRSRYYRRSRSRSRSRRSSRSRSRRSSRSKSRAHTKSKSKSKSKSPERSRTRSKSKSKAERSKSRSQSKSKAKSPSKDRSSRERSRGDRSRSRSGSKHSKSRSRSRSPMNGDKSPESNKQKAD, encoded by the exons ATGGTAGGGACAAGGGTCTATGTCGGTGGGCTTCCATACGGCACCAGGGAAAGAGACCTTGAGAGATTTTTCAGAGGCTACGGTCGATTCCGTGATGTCCTCATCAAGAACGGTTACGGCTTTGTT GAGTTTGATGACTATAGGGATGCAGATGATGCAGTCTATGAGCTCAATGGAAAGGAGCTTCTAGGAGAAAg AATTACTGTAGAGAGGGCCAGGGGGACACCTAGGGGTAGTGACCAGTGGCGCTATGGTGACTCCCGTGGTGGTTATGGGGACTCGAGGCGATCTGC CCGAGACGATATGCGGCACGACAG AGATAGTGTGAACAGAAACACGAGGACTGCATCTAGCTACAAGCAATCATTGCCCAG ATACGGACCACCAACACGCACCGAATACCGGCTCACTGTGGAGAATCTCTCGAGTCGCGTTAGCTGGCAG GATTTGAAGGATTATATGAGACAAGCTGGCGAAGTGACATATGCAGATGCACACAAACAGCGCAGGAATGAAGG GGTTGTAGAGTTTGCAACATATTCTGACTTGAAGAACGCCATCGACAAATTGGACGATACAGAACTAAATGGACGTAGAATCAGACTTATCGAAGATAAAAGACGTGGTCGTCGCTCAAGATCCTCGAGTTCGAGATCAAGATCACGGTCACGATCTCGATCTCGTCGCCGATCCCGCTCCCGCTCAAGGTATTATCGTCGTTCTCGATCCCGATCAAG GAGTCGTCGCAGTTCTCGTAGTCGTAGCCGTCGCAGCAGCCGTTCCAAATCAAGGGCACATACTAAATCAAAATCAAAGTCCAAATCCAAATCTCCCGAACGTAGCCGCACCCGATCTAAATCCAA GTCCAAGGCTGAGAGGTCAAAGTCCAGGTCGCAGTCCAAATCCAAAGCCAAGTCTCCTTCGAA AGATAGATCTAGTCGCGAAAGATCAAGAGGCGACAGATCAAGATCTCGATCAGGCAGCAAACATAGCAAAAGCCGTAGCCGTTCTCGATCACCAATGAATGGCGACAAATCACCAGAAAGTAATAAACAGAAAGCTGATTAA
- the LOC126864304 gene encoding serine-arginine protein 55 isoform X4 encodes MSTRVFVGGLTYRVRERDLEKFFRKYGRIKEVAMKNGFAFVEFDDYRDADDAVYELNGKELLGERITVERARGTPRGSDQWRYGDSRGGYGDSRRSARDDMRHDRDSVNRNTRTASSYKQSLPRYGPPTRTEYRLTVENLSSRVSWQDLKDYMRQAGEVTYADAHKQRRNEGVVEFATYSDLKNAIDKLDDTELNGRRIRLIEDKRRGRRSRSSSSRSRSRSRSRSRRRSRSRSRYYRRSRSRSRSRRSSRSRSRRSSRSKSRAHTKSKSKSKSKSPERSRTRSKSKSRDRSKSKSKSKSKSRSRSRSKAERSKSRSQSKSKAKSPSKDRSSRERSRGDRSRSRSGSKHSKSRSRSRSPMNGDKSPESNKQKAD; translated from the exons ATGAGCACCCGAGTATTCGTTGGCGGATTAACATACCGGGTGAGAGAGCGCGACCTTGAGAAGTTCTTCCGGAAATATGGTAGAATCAAGGAGGTCGCTATGAAGAATGGATTTGCCTTTGTG GAGTTTGATGACTATAGGGATGCAGATGATGCAGTCTATGAGCTCAATGGAAAGGAGCTTCTAGGAGAAAg AATTACTGTAGAGAGGGCCAGGGGGACACCTAGGGGTAGTGACCAGTGGCGCTATGGTGACTCCCGTGGTGGTTATGGGGACTCGAGGCGATCTGC CCGAGACGATATGCGGCACGACAG AGATAGTGTGAACAGAAACACGAGGACTGCATCTAGCTACAAGCAATCATTGCCCAG ATACGGACCACCAACACGCACCGAATACCGGCTCACTGTGGAGAATCTCTCGAGTCGCGTTAGCTGGCAG GATTTGAAGGATTATATGAGACAAGCTGGCGAAGTGACATATGCAGATGCACACAAACAGCGCAGGAATGAAGG GGTTGTAGAGTTTGCAACATATTCTGACTTGAAGAACGCCATCGACAAATTGGACGATACAGAACTAAATGGACGTAGAATCAGACTTATCGAAGATAAAAGACGTGGTCGTCGCTCAAGATCCTCGAGTTCGAGATCAAGATCACGGTCACGATCTCGATCTCGTCGCCGATCCCGCTCCCGCTCAAGGTATTATCGTCGTTCTCGATCCCGATCAAG GAGTCGTCGCAGTTCTCGTAGTCGTAGCCGTCGCAGCAGCCGTTCCAAATCAAGGGCACATACTAAATCAAAATCAAAGTCCAAATCCAAATCTCCCGAACGTAGCCGCACCCGATCTAAATCCAA ATCAAGAGACCGCTCAAAGTCGAAATCTAAGTCAAAGTCCAAATCCAGATCTCGTTCTAGGTCCAAGGCTGAGAGGTCAAAGTCCAGGTCGCAGTCCAAATCCAAAGCCAAGTCTCCTTCGAA AGATAGATCTAGTCGCGAAAGATCAAGAGGCGACAGATCAAGATCTCGATCAGGCAGCAAACATAGCAAAAGCCGTAGCCGTTCTCGATCACCAATGAATGGCGACAAATCACCAGAAAGTAATAAACAGAAAGCTGATTAA
- the LOC126864304 gene encoding serine-arginine protein 55 isoform X1, whose product MVGTRVYVGGLPYGTRERDLERFFRGYGRFRDVLIKNGYGFVEFDDYRDADDAVYELNGKELLGERITVERARGTPRGSDQWRYGDSRGGYGDSRRSARDDMRHDRDSVNRNTRTASSYKQSLPRYGPPTRTEYRLTVENLSSRVSWQDLKDYMRQAGEVTYADAHKQRRNEGVVEFATYSDLKNAIDKLDDTELNGRRIRLIEDKRRGRRSRSSSSRSRSRSRSRSRRRSRSRSRYYRRSRSRSRSRRSSRSRSRRSSRSKSRAHTKSKSKSKSKSPERSRTRSKSKSRDRSKSKSKSKSKSRSRSRSKAERSKSRSQSKSKAKSPSNSSSRDRSSRERSRGDRSRSRSGSKHSKSRSRSRSPMNGDKSPESNKQKAD is encoded by the exons ATGGTAGGGACAAGGGTCTATGTCGGTGGGCTTCCATACGGCACCAGGGAAAGAGACCTTGAGAGATTTTTCAGAGGCTACGGTCGATTCCGTGATGTCCTCATCAAGAACGGTTACGGCTTTGTT GAGTTTGATGACTATAGGGATGCAGATGATGCAGTCTATGAGCTCAATGGAAAGGAGCTTCTAGGAGAAAg AATTACTGTAGAGAGGGCCAGGGGGACACCTAGGGGTAGTGACCAGTGGCGCTATGGTGACTCCCGTGGTGGTTATGGGGACTCGAGGCGATCTGC CCGAGACGATATGCGGCACGACAG AGATAGTGTGAACAGAAACACGAGGACTGCATCTAGCTACAAGCAATCATTGCCCAG ATACGGACCACCAACACGCACCGAATACCGGCTCACTGTGGAGAATCTCTCGAGTCGCGTTAGCTGGCAG GATTTGAAGGATTATATGAGACAAGCTGGCGAAGTGACATATGCAGATGCACACAAACAGCGCAGGAATGAAGG GGTTGTAGAGTTTGCAACATATTCTGACTTGAAGAACGCCATCGACAAATTGGACGATACAGAACTAAATGGACGTAGAATCAGACTTATCGAAGATAAAAGACGTGGTCGTCGCTCAAGATCCTCGAGTTCGAGATCAAGATCACGGTCACGATCTCGATCTCGTCGCCGATCCCGCTCCCGCTCAAGGTATTATCGTCGTTCTCGATCCCGATCAAG GAGTCGTCGCAGTTCTCGTAGTCGTAGCCGTCGCAGCAGCCGTTCCAAATCAAGGGCACATACTAAATCAAAATCAAAGTCCAAATCCAAATCTCCCGAACGTAGCCGCACCCGATCTAAATCCAA ATCAAGAGACCGCTCAAAGTCGAAATCTAAGTCAAAGTCCAAATCCAGATCTCGTTCTAGGTCCAAGGCTGAGAGGTCAAAGTCCAGGTCGCAGTCCAAATCCAAAGCCAAGTCTCCTTCGAA CTCTTCTTCCAGAGATAGATCTAGTCGCGAAAGATCAAGAGGCGACAGATCAAGATCTCGATCAGGCAGCAAACATAGCAAAAGCCGTAGCCGTTCTCGATCACCAATGAATGGCGACAAATCACCAGAAAGTAATAAACAGAAAGCTGATTAA
- the LOC126864304 gene encoding serine-arginine protein 55 isoform X13: protein MVGTRVYVGGLPYGTRERDLERFFRGYGRFRDVLIKNGYGFVEFDDYRDADDAVYELNGKELLGERITVERARGTPRGSDQWRYGDSRGGYGDSRRSARDDMRHDRDSVNRNTRTASSYKQSLPRYGPPTRTEYRLTVENLSSRVSWQDLKDYMRQAGEVTYADAHKQRRNEGVVEFATYSDLKNAIDKLDDTELNGRRIRLIEDKRRGRRSRSSSSRSRSRSRSRSRRRSRSRSRYYRRSRSRSRSRRSSRSRSRRSSRSKSRAHTKSKSKSKSKSPERSRTRSKSKSKAERSKSRSQSKSKAKSPSNSSSRDRSSRERSRGDRSRSRSGSKHSKSRSRSRSPMNGDKSPESNKQKAD from the exons ATGGTAGGGACAAGGGTCTATGTCGGTGGGCTTCCATACGGCACCAGGGAAAGAGACCTTGAGAGATTTTTCAGAGGCTACGGTCGATTCCGTGATGTCCTCATCAAGAACGGTTACGGCTTTGTT GAGTTTGATGACTATAGGGATGCAGATGATGCAGTCTATGAGCTCAATGGAAAGGAGCTTCTAGGAGAAAg AATTACTGTAGAGAGGGCCAGGGGGACACCTAGGGGTAGTGACCAGTGGCGCTATGGTGACTCCCGTGGTGGTTATGGGGACTCGAGGCGATCTGC CCGAGACGATATGCGGCACGACAG AGATAGTGTGAACAGAAACACGAGGACTGCATCTAGCTACAAGCAATCATTGCCCAG ATACGGACCACCAACACGCACCGAATACCGGCTCACTGTGGAGAATCTCTCGAGTCGCGTTAGCTGGCAG GATTTGAAGGATTATATGAGACAAGCTGGCGAAGTGACATATGCAGATGCACACAAACAGCGCAGGAATGAAGG GGTTGTAGAGTTTGCAACATATTCTGACTTGAAGAACGCCATCGACAAATTGGACGATACAGAACTAAATGGACGTAGAATCAGACTTATCGAAGATAAAAGACGTGGTCGTCGCTCAAGATCCTCGAGTTCGAGATCAAGATCACGGTCACGATCTCGATCTCGTCGCCGATCCCGCTCCCGCTCAAGGTATTATCGTCGTTCTCGATCCCGATCAAG GAGTCGTCGCAGTTCTCGTAGTCGTAGCCGTCGCAGCAGCCGTTCCAAATCAAGGGCACATACTAAATCAAAATCAAAGTCCAAATCCAAATCTCCCGAACGTAGCCGCACCCGATCTAAATCCAA GTCCAAGGCTGAGAGGTCAAAGTCCAGGTCGCAGTCCAAATCCAAAGCCAAGTCTCCTTCGAA CTCTTCTTCCAGAGATAGATCTAGTCGCGAAAGATCAAGAGGCGACAGATCAAGATCTCGATCAGGCAGCAAACATAGCAAAAGCCGTAGCCGTTCTCGATCACCAATGAATGGCGACAAATCACCAGAAAGTAATAAACAGAAAGCTGATTAA